Sequence from the Suncus etruscus isolate mSunEtr1 chromosome 1, mSunEtr1.pri.cur, whole genome shotgun sequence genome:
CactggttgttttgattttgaagtTCCTAGCTGATGCTGCTACTCTCTGTTCAAATGCTttcactgaaggaaaaaaaaaagctgtccaTCCTCACTTTCACCCATGCACTATGAATAACTAAGGCATTCATTTGGCACTAGAGAAATTCAGATCTATGGAATTTTACTTTTCCGCTTCTAACATCAAGAAAAATAGGTATGTACCTTTCACTTGGATTTCTGTGATGCTTAAAAGGTAATCACAAAATACACTTTTAAACTGACAATTAAAATGCTgccattaaaaacaaagaaaaaaatacataaaagaccTCTTCACAGTCTGTAGAAGGAAGTGACATTTTATGATCGAAAACGTACGGCCCTCAGACAAAATAtaacttcccccccaaaaaaatatataacttccCAAGTAGCACTGAAAATTGTTGTCATCATCAGAAACATTTCATTTCCTATACCACACTagtcatttttatactttttatcacAGACTAATcacagaaagttaaaaaaaaaatatcctggtTCCTTTTCATCTGTCATCAATACCTTACAGGGAGGCACCAATAATGCCCTCTAAAAAAGCTGTTTCCAAAATTCAGAAGGTAGCACACAAGAGGAATGAGAGAAGGGGACAAAAATAGAATGAATAACTCTATGAGACCATTTGTTTCATAAGAAAATACAGCATTGTTTTTACATGTCTGTGAGCTACGTTAAAATGCAGACTGCTGCGATTTAGATAAATTACATGAAAACAGAAACTTCAAATCATTTTTAGAATTCAAGCCTAATGGCTAGTAGTCCATCAATATTCTCTAAAAGGTTGCTAAGAGTAGTGCCACTTTGTATATACCACCCAGCATAATGCAACGACTTCAATGGGTTGAATTTTATGAACTGTAGCTATTATTAAATTAGTACATTTTAATCAATTCATCTGAAGCTCTATCTTCTTTTAATCCTCCAAAGTTATAATGCGTCAAACACACTAACTAATGAAAAAGTGAAAACTACCTCCAGCAGTTTGGCATGTGCAGAAACACTCAGCTATCCAACTGCTCTTAACTTTCCTTTTCAGTGGTTCTCTTCTTGAAATTCTCAAAACTGTTCAAAGGATAATATGCTGACACAGGCCTAACAGAAATACTTTCATAGgcagttttttttaaaacattaccaACTTTAAATCATAACTATTTCTTGTTACATAAGATATTCTATGTTCCTTAAAACAAAGTTAAGTGACCACTATGCAAACACCTAAACAACGTGGCTTTGTTGAAAGTATAGTTAAAAATCAACTGCCAGATGAGCCAAAAAGACTAACTAGGAAGGATGGATGGGCGGGGGAGGGGGCAAATGGAAAGAAAAGTAGAATTTACGAACACATAATTCTATGGTCTGTGATTAAAGTCCTTTACTTTTAGCACCACATTAAACGATTTTACAGATCCAGTCACTTAATGAAATCCAACAAATTCTTCCAGAGTTCTGGGGATCTGGTCTTGGTAGTTAATGTCATTGGCCCGAACTGCTCGGGCAGCCAGGCACTTGAGACTCATCTTCATCTGAGTTTTAAGTAGTATTTCAGACACCCCAGTCGTACTTTTATCTAGCGGAGtcttgttctgtttgtttgtcaTGTCAGTGTGAGCGCCAGCTTCTACGAGGCTAATGATGATAGAGTGCAAGGTCAAAAAATCACTGATGGGCCTGTTGTACTGGACAATGATGTGAAGGGCACTGTTCCCCTCATTGTCCACAGCGTTCACCTCAGCACCACAGTCCAGCAGGAGCTTCGTGACGAGCGCATTGGGAAAGCTGCAGACGTCGTTAGTGTGGAAATCGTCGACTGGGGTGTTGGAGTTGACAGCTAAATGCAGCAAGGTGAAACCTTCCCGCGTCCTGGGATCCAGGTGGATCAAGTTGTAGATCTGCTTGTTGATTCTACACTGGTCTTCTTCACTGCACTGTGTTTTGGTGGAGATGCACACTAAATACAGAAAGGTGTAGAGATTACATTCGTAATTGTCCAGAGCACTGTGAGCATCAGCATCCGGAACATTTCTGACTCTGTTCATACTCTGCTCTATTTCCAGAACGCTGCATCTCAAAACACATTCAATGTCTGGGGCCTTCACAGTTTCATTCAAATGTATCATCTGGGAGAAAACTTGAGCAAAACGAAGAAGATCCTTATGGGTGTTCCTGTTACCTTTCTGCCTGAGATGCAGGGCATGAAGCCAGAGCTTAATACACTGCTCGAATTCCATGTTATCTGCATAAACAGCTCCCCTGTAAATAATAGGATGGGAAACATCAATATTGTCAGCACCTAAAATCCGTTCCCGAACTATAAGGCCTTCCATATGAAGAGCATCTCGGTCTTGCCGAATGGATTCCAGTTCCTGAGGATTTCGACATTCAGTTCTATTCCCATAGGCATGGATCGGAGGGAGAACCTCTTTCTCCAGAACATTATCACCATCTTGAAACCTCTCCAACATAGCTAAATACAAATAGTGGTATGTCTTCATGATGTCATAGTTCTCACGATCGTTTGCAAAAGAGGCACCCAGGAGTTCCAAAGCTTCAATTCGGCTCCTTTTGTCACAATCGGCATGCGAGAGCAATAGTTCAACAACATCTGCTTTACAGCTTTCAGCAGCTACCTTCAATGGCGTCATCCCATGACCATTCACCACTATAGCAGCACGCCATTTTATCAGCTCTTTCACAATGTCTATGTGCCCAGCTTCAGCTGCGAAGTGCAGTGCTGTCGCCCCACAGTGTGCCTTCGCATTGGGATCAGCACGTTGTTCTAAAAGGTATCTGACCACATCAGTGTGTCCCTTGTACGCTGCGATCATCAGGCAGGTGTTATCGTACTTGTTGGCAATGCTGATGTTGGCATTGTTTTCCACCAAGTACTTCACAATGTCCAGTCTGCCATCGAAGCACGCAGCTCGCAGGGGAGTTGAGTTAGTGACTGTGGTGTGGTTCACATTGGCTCCATGGCTGACAAGAAGCTTGACGACGTCAAAATGCCCGGCTCCTGCTGCACACCAGAGAGCGGTGGCACCGTCGATGACATACCTAATCAGGAAAAGGACAAATGAGTCAATCCCAATGGCCGTGTGCCCTCGCGAACAGTTAAAGGACATGCTCATCTGCGTCAACCAAAAAATTGATTTACTGAACATTATGGAAACATTATGGAAAGTGTGGTCAAATGCAGGCCTACTCATCTAAGTAAAGAGCGTTGCATACCAAAGTCCTCACTTAATATAAATAACAGGCTTGTAGAAGCTGACTTCAAATGAAATTCTTTAAATGAAATTTCATTCTTTAAATGAATCTGCCAAATAGTCTGTTTTGTTTCAACATGGCTTGAAATCTTCCCCTCCCCGACCAATGTTATAATAAATGTTATTCAAGGACCTGCTATGTTTGTACTTAATAAGTTACTTATCACTGTTATAACAAAAGTATGTAAACCTTAAAAATTAGTCACCAACTTCTCTCGCAAAATTAAATGCAATTCAGAAAAGTCAGAGGTATCTTCTTTTCCACCAAGCCGAGGTACCGACTCTTAAGAGCTTTATTCCTCCTCCTCATAATCTCAGGTGTTAGGGTCTTTAACTATATCAATAAGaatcccccaaaaataatttagaaaaaaattcttcctcCAAATTACCTAAGCAACATATATCAATAAGAACCCCTTCCTCCAAATTACCTAATCAATATATATCAATAAGAATgccccaaaaataatttagaagaaaattctTCCTCCAAATTACCTAATCAATATATATCAATAAGAACtccccaaaaataatttagaagaaaattctTCCTCCAAATGACCTAATCAATTGCCTAATCAatgtggtcaaccagggtttAAACACTGGTACCACATATTCCCAAAGtactaccagcagtgattcctaagtacagagccagatgtagcccccaaacaaatcaaaaaaagttTTATACATAGATGTGAATGCACATTAGGTGGCAGTTTCCTCAGCTGAACCAGTTGAGGGAAAATATTaacagtgaaaaagaaaaataagtgggaCTAGATAGTATAGGGcacttttttgccttgcacttgccaacctgggttctatcacagcatcctatatggtttcccccaaaccccaccaggagtaattcctgagtgtagatctaagagtaactaacccctgagcatctccgggtgtgggcGCCCCCAAAAAGTAATGACTACAACAAAAATTATTACTAGAACAACCAAGTAAGACTAAATAACCCTGATCTTTAGATTATGACTAGACTCTGTGGCTTAATGTGTATCATTTACTTAATGTATGGTCTGTGCTAGGTTCATtactacatatataaaattgaatTCCGGCTAAGAGGTCAATCTTAACTAGTTTTCTACTTTAGTATTTTCCCAAACCTCAATTTTCTAACTCATACTTCTACTACTTACCATCATACCTAAAATATAGTTTTTGCTGAAGATACTTCTACTGTGTCATACACTATCTAAATATACTTGGGagtatttaaagggaaaaaaaaaggtcaatcaAAAACAAcattcactaatgaattaaatatttacaCCAGGGAATTGGAataggtgtgacacaaacaaatGTCCTATGCACAACTATATAAAATggggtctttaaataaagtaatctataagttttaaaaagtatttataccAAAACCTCACTGATAAGCTTATCACTATACAATTTTATGCTAGAAAGGACTGAAAAGATAGCAGAGTGgctaaggagcttgccttgtacacagccaacctgggttcaagccccagcaccccaggaatgatctctaagcagagccaggagtaaggcatgAGTCCACCAGAAAGAGTAAGGCCTAAGCACAGCTAGATGTCacccaaactcaaaaataaatacttcTAAAAAATGTTGTGACCTAGTTAAATTGTCTTCCATGAAACAAAACAACGTA
This genomic interval carries:
- the FEM1B gene encoding protein fem-1 homolog B — encoded protein: MEGLAGYVYKAASEGKVLTLAALLLNRSESDVRYLLGYVSQQAGQRSTPLIIAARNGHAKVVRLLLEHYRVHTQQTGTVRFDGYVIDGATALWCAAGAGHFDVVKLLVSHGANVNHTTVTNSTPLRAACFDGRLDIVKYLVENNANISIANKYDNTCLMIAAYKGHTDVVRYLLEQRADPNAKAHCGATALHFAAEAGHIDIVKELIKWRAAIVVNGHGMTPLKVAAESCKADVVELLLSHADCDKRSRIEALELLGASFANDRENYDIMKTYHYLYLAMLERFQDGDNVLEKEVLPPIHAYGNRTECRNPQELESIRQDRDALHMEGLIVRERILGADNIDVSHPIIYRGAVYADNMEFEQCIKLWLHALHLRQKGNRNTHKDLLRFAQVFSQMIHLNETVKAPDIECVLRCSVLEIEQSMNRVRNVPDADAHSALDNYECNLYTFLYLVCISTKTQCSEEDQCRINKQIYNLIHLDPRTREGFTLLHLAVNSNTPVDDFHTNDVCSFPNALVTKLLLDCGAEVNAVDNEGNSALHIIVQYNRPISDFLTLHSIIISLVEAGAHTDMTNKQNKTPLDKSTTGVSEILLKTQMKMSLKCLAARAVRANDINYQDQIPRTLEEFVGFH